The Chryseobacterium suipulveris genome window below encodes:
- a CDS encoding DUF6496 domain-containing protein yields MATRKYSKKAQEKIGEVMHEFKEGTLKSSSEQKVTDRKQAIAIGISEAEQEGLKVPKKPDAKKKK; encoded by the coding sequence ATGGCAACGAGAAAATATTCCAAAAAAGCCCAGGAAAAAATTGGGGAAGTGATGCACGAATTCAAGGAAGGTACACTGAAATCGTCATCAGAACAGAAAGTTACCGACCGCAAACAGGCAATCGCAATCGGAATTTCGGAAGCGGAACAGGAGGGATTGAAAGTCCCGAAAAAACCAGACGCAAAAAAGAAGAAATAA
- a CDS encoding DUF7935 family protein, whose amino-acid sequence MIDSPYMPYAFALLIAIPFLILLRQFVYTYIKLKNQEMKLLTIKGSSEQRIHAYERLTLLLERLKPSNLVTKFDPNLAVHEFVFLTEKAVNEEFDYNASQQLYLPKNTWSNVVNSKNNVIHLLHKTYENLNENATLQDFKTVFLMNYMNGEDYISSTLEDLRKENLIAN is encoded by the coding sequence ATGATTGACTCTCCTTACATGCCCTATGCGTTTGCGCTCCTGATCGCGATTCCCTTTCTGATTTTGCTCAGGCAATTTGTCTATACCTACATTAAATTAAAAAATCAGGAGATGAAACTCTTGACCATCAAGGGAAGTTCGGAGCAGCGCATCCATGCGTATGAAAGACTTACGCTGCTTTTAGAGAGATTGAAACCGTCGAATCTCGTTACGAAATTCGACCCAAATCTTGCAGTGCATGAATTTGTTTTCCTAACCGAAAAAGCGGTGAACGAGGAGTTCGACTATAACGCCTCGCAACAGCTTTACCTGCCAAAAAATACCTGGTCGAATGTGGTAAACTCTAAGAACAACGTGATCCATCTGCTTCATAAAACTTATGAAAATCTGAATGAGAATGCTACTTTGCAGGATTTCAAAACAGTTTTTCTGATGAACTACATGAACGGGGAAGATTACATTTCGAGCACGTTGGAGGATTTGAGGAAAGAGAACCTAATTGCTAACTAA
- a CDS encoding TerC/Alx family metal homeostasis membrane protein → MSNESIFLLSFILFIVFILALDLGLFGKKSETVSMKQAGLMSFFVVALSVCFYFVLIKFGHYLHGIDSIDKLQQVIQKHHHPVKIIPNDLESSIQLYNQNLGLEYLTGYVVEYALSVDNIFVIVLVFTAFGVAPKNYHRVLFWGILGAIVMRFIFIFVGAALIQKFDWIMYVFGAFLVFTGVKMFFDRNSEEKIDTQNHPVVKFANRYFKVHNHFVGNKFFVTIDGVKKMTPLFLVLLIIEGTDLIFAVDSIPAIFSVTKDPYVVFFSNIFAIIGLRSMFFLLAGILDKFRFLKVGLAALLTFIGLKMLFHHYLDDWGFSTTDSLFIIVGILGLSIGLSLAFPEKKKDRKLRFDPENDDNIRH, encoded by the coding sequence ATGTCAAACGAAAGCATTTTCTTACTGAGTTTTATTCTCTTTATTGTTTTTATTCTCGCCCTAGATTTGGGTTTGTTCGGAAAGAAATCCGAAACCGTCTCTATGAAGCAGGCGGGATTGATGAGTTTCTTTGTTGTAGCACTGTCCGTATGTTTCTATTTTGTGCTGATTAAGTTTGGGCACTACCTCCACGGAATCGACAGTATCGATAAACTGCAGCAGGTGATCCAAAAACACCACCATCCCGTAAAGATTATTCCCAATGATTTGGAAAGCAGTATTCAGCTCTATAACCAGAACCTCGGCTTGGAATATCTCACCGGTTACGTCGTGGAATACGCGCTCTCGGTTGACAATATTTTCGTTATCGTATTGGTATTCACCGCGTTTGGAGTTGCTCCTAAGAATTATCACCGTGTACTTTTCTGGGGAATTCTTGGAGCGATCGTGATGCGATTCATCTTCATTTTTGTCGGTGCCGCATTGATCCAGAAGTTCGATTGGATAATGTACGTTTTCGGAGCTTTCTTGGTTTTCACCGGAGTTAAGATGTTTTTTGACCGCAACAGTGAGGAAAAGATCGATACCCAGAATCACCCTGTAGTGAAGTTTGCCAACCGATATTTTAAGGTTCACAACCATTTTGTAGGCAATAAGTTCTTCGTAACCATCGATGGTGTGAAGAAGATGACTCCCCTGTTCCTCGTTTTATTAATCATTGAAGGAACCGATTTGATCTTCGCGGTTGACAGTATCCCTGCAATTTTTTCGGTGACTAAAGATCCGTATGTGGTGTTCTTTTCCAACATTTTTGCCATTATCGGTTTGAGGTCGATGTTCTTTCTACTGGCAGGAATTCTCGACAAGTTCAGGTTCCTTAAAGTTGGTTTGGCGGCGCTCCTCACTTTTATTGGACTGAAGATGCTGTTTCATCATTATTTGGATGATTGGGGATTCTCTACCACCGATTCTCTCTTTATTATCGTCGGAATCTTAGGATTGAGTATTGGGCTTTCTCTCGCATTCCCTGAAAAGAAAAAAGACCGCAAATTGAGATTCGATCCTGAAAATGATGATAATATACGACATTAA
- a CDS encoding S9 family peptidase: protein MKKIFLSAAIVVSAALFSQQITLEKIYSGYYRGKNIAGIASLKNGENYAVIEPGGIAKYSYKTAQKEGNIVDGKFSSYIFNEDESKILLLKESEPIYRHSFLGKFDVKDLKSGKVLSLNNGNYVQEPTFSPDGTKVAFIADNNLFYQDLGTEKITQITTDGKKNSILNGLADWVYEEEFGHAKLYEWTKNSDAIVYVKSDESEVPEMYIPIYNKQLYPSEMRFKYPKAGEKNSVVSAHLYRLDSGKSMALNLSSFKNYYIPNVIQTKKADEMILITSERIQNASDILKINTKNGSVTKLFTESDDKWVDTENVTMEFLDDNSFIWGSERDGNRHLYWYDQNGKLKKQITKGNWEVVDYYGFNPKTNEVLIRTTEKGSINKVVSKVNINTGKSVLISNGEGNNSADFSKNYNYFIETSSSAKKPYTFVLKDGNGKVVRELQNNDEQLKKLQQDNFIIKEYFTVPNEAGDQMNAWIMKPKNFDPNKKYPLFMYQYSGPGSQQVTNSWDTGNGLWFSHLVQQGYIVACVDGRGTGGKGTKFKKVTYMQLGKYEIEDQIAAAKWFGKQSYIDKDRIGIFGWSFGGYMASLALTKGADVFKTGIAVAPVTNWRYYDTVYTERFMRTPQENPSGYDDNSPTTYAKLLKGKFLMIHGTADDNVHYQNALEFAEGLIQNKKQFEFMTYPDKNHGIYGGNTRPQLYQMMTDFLLKNL from the coding sequence ATGAAAAAAATCTTTTTATCAGCTGCCATCGTTGTTTCAGCTGCTCTTTTCTCGCAGCAAATTACTTTAGAAAAAATCTATTCTGGTTATTACCGTGGAAAAAATATCGCAGGAATTGCTTCTCTGAAAAACGGTGAAAACTACGCCGTAATCGAACCGGGCGGAATTGCAAAATATTCCTATAAAACCGCTCAGAAAGAGGGAAATATTGTTGACGGCAAGTTCAGTTCCTATATTTTTAATGAAGACGAATCCAAAATATTATTATTAAAGGAAAGCGAGCCGATTTACCGACACTCATTCTTAGGGAAATTTGATGTGAAAGATTTGAAATCTGGAAAAGTTCTGTCATTGAATAATGGAAATTATGTGCAGGAACCAACTTTCTCTCCAGATGGAACCAAGGTCGCTTTCATCGCGGATAACAATCTTTTTTACCAGGATTTGGGTACTGAAAAGATTACCCAAATCACTACCGATGGAAAGAAGAATTCGATCTTGAACGGTCTTGCAGACTGGGTTTATGAGGAAGAATTCGGACACGCGAAATTGTACGAATGGACCAAGAATTCTGACGCGATTGTTTACGTAAAGTCTGATGAATCGGAAGTTCCTGAAATGTATATCCCGATTTACAACAAGCAGCTATACCCTTCCGAAATGCGTTTCAAATACCCGAAAGCAGGTGAAAAAAACTCTGTCGTTTCAGCGCATCTTTACCGATTGGATTCTGGGAAATCAATGGCACTCAATTTATCTTCTTTCAAGAATTACTATATCCCAAATGTCATTCAAACCAAGAAAGCGGATGAAATGATCCTCATTACTTCAGAAAGGATTCAGAATGCTTCCGATATTTTGAAAATCAATACCAAAAACGGTTCAGTAACCAAACTCTTTACCGAATCGGACGATAAATGGGTCGATACCGAAAATGTAACCATGGAATTTCTGGACGATAATTCCTTTATCTGGGGAAGCGAGCGCGACGGAAACCGCCACCTTTACTGGTATGACCAAAACGGGAAACTGAAAAAACAGATCACCAAAGGAAATTGGGAAGTTGTTGATTATTACGGGTTTAACCCAAAAACGAATGAAGTTCTGATAAGGACTACAGAAAAAGGCAGCATCAACAAAGTGGTTTCGAAGGTGAACATCAACACCGGAAAATCTGTTCTGATTTCTAATGGCGAAGGAAATAATTCTGCCGATTTCAGCAAGAATTACAATTATTTTATCGAGACCTCTTCATCAGCGAAAAAACCCTACACTTTTGTTTTGAAAGACGGCAACGGCAAAGTAGTGAGAGAACTTCAAAACAATGACGAACAGCTGAAAAAACTACAGCAGGACAACTTCATTATCAAAGAATACTTCACTGTTCCCAATGAAGCGGGAGATCAGATGAATGCGTGGATCATGAAGCCGAAAAATTTTGATCCGAACAAGAAATATCCGCTGTTTATGTACCAATATTCAGGACCCGGTTCTCAGCAGGTAACCAATTCTTGGGATACAGGAAACGGATTGTGGTTCAGTCATTTGGTGCAACAAGGATATATTGTTGCCTGTGTTGACGGACGAGGAACTGGAGGAAAAGGCACGAAATTTAAGAAAGTGACCTACATGCAACTCGGCAAATACGAGATTGAAGACCAGATTGCGGCTGCAAAATGGTTCGGCAAACAGTCATACATTGATAAAGACAGAATCGGAATTTTTGGATGGAGTTTTGGCGGTTATATGGCGAGTTTGGCCTTGACAAAAGGAGCTGATGTTTTTAAGACAGGAATCGCAGTTGCGCCCGTTACAAACTGGAGATACTACGACACCGTTTACACCGAAAGATTTATGAGAACGCCACAGGAAAATCCTTCTGGTTATGATGACAATTCACCGACAACGTACGCCAAACTCTTGAAAGGAAAATTTCTGATGATCCACGGAACTGCCGATGACAATGTACATTATCAAAATGCACTGGAGTTTGCTGAAGGTTTAATCCAAAACAAGAAACAGTTTGAGTTTATGACCTATCCCGACAAAAACCACGGAATCTACGGCGGAAACACGCGACCGCAACTTTATCAGATGATGACGGATTTTCTATTGAAAAACCTGTAA
- a CDS encoding ABC transporter ATP-binding protein gives MIRAKNIHKSYGDLEVLKGVDIHILEGEVVSIVGESGAGKSTLLQILGTLDTPTNPKAFGTELALARQSFINMRDSELSKFRNKNIGFVFQFHQLLPEFTALENVLLPTRISGKNERESLEKAYSLFEDLNIAHRLHHKPNEMSGGEAQRTAVARALINSPKIIFADEPTGNLDSKNADDLHQLFFDLRDKYNQTFVIVTHNTYLADTTDRKLVMKDGLIL, from the coding sequence ATGATTAGAGCGAAAAATATCCATAAATCCTACGGCGATTTAGAGGTTTTGAAAGGAGTCGATATCCACATTCTTGAAGGGGAGGTGGTTTCCATCGTCGGTGAATCCGGTGCCGGAAAATCCACGCTGCTGCAGATTCTCGGAACACTCGACACTCCGACGAATCCTAAAGCATTTGGAACCGAGCTTGCATTAGCGCGGCAGTCCTTTATCAACATGAGAGATAGCGAGCTCTCCAAGTTCAGAAATAAGAACATTGGCTTTGTTTTTCAGTTCCACCAGCTGCTCCCAGAGTTTACGGCTTTGGAAAATGTTCTGCTTCCGACCAGGATTTCGGGCAAAAATGAGCGGGAATCTTTAGAAAAGGCGTACTCACTTTTCGAAGACTTGAACATTGCACACCGACTTCACCACAAACCGAACGAAATGTCTGGAGGTGAGGCGCAGAGAACCGCTGTTGCGAGAGCACTGATCAATTCCCCGAAAATTATTTTTGCCGACGAACCCACCGGAAACCTCGACTCCAAAAATGCAGATGATCTGCACCAGTTGTTCTTCGATTTGAGGGACAAGTACAACCAGACTTTCGTGATCGTGACCCACAACACTTATCTTGCAGATACGACCGACAGAAAGTTGGTGATGAAGGATGGACTTATTTTGTAA
- the radC gene encoding RadC family protein: MSIKFLAEDDRPREKFLLKGKNSLSDAELLAIIIKIGHNEESAVELARTILKSVEHNWNNLAKLSVKDLTKFKGIGPVKAVEILTALEIGRRRASQEVPEKFQINSSKDTFSILHPFLADLQTEEFWAVYVNQNNRVLAKSKLSTGGINQSMVDIRILFKEALDNFATGVIIAHNHPSGNLNPSQHDLHITRQIADAGKLLQVKLLDHLIITQNSYLSFAEEGLV; this comes from the coding sequence ATGTCCATAAAATTCCTTGCTGAAGACGACCGACCCAGAGAAAAATTTTTGCTGAAAGGCAAGAATTCACTTTCTGATGCGGAATTGTTGGCGATCATCATCAAGATCGGCCACAATGAGGAATCGGCGGTGGAACTCGCGAGAACAATCCTAAAATCGGTTGAGCACAACTGGAATAATCTGGCAAAATTATCGGTGAAAGACCTCACGAAATTCAAAGGAATCGGTCCGGTAAAAGCTGTTGAGATTCTTACCGCACTCGAAATCGGCAGAAGGAGAGCTTCACAGGAGGTCCCCGAAAAATTTCAGATCAACAGCAGCAAAGACACTTTTTCTATCCTCCATCCATTTCTCGCAGATTTGCAGACCGAGGAGTTTTGGGCGGTTTATGTAAACCAAAACAATCGGGTACTCGCCAAAAGCAAGCTTTCAACAGGCGGAATCAACCAATCGATGGTCGATATCAGGATTCTTTTCAAGGAAGCTTTGGATAACTTTGCAACAGGAGTGATTATCGCACACAACCATCCCTCAGGAAATCTGAATCCGAGTCAGCACGACCTTCATATCACCCGTCAAATTGCCGATGCGGGAAAACTGCTCCAGGTGAAATTACTGGATCATCTCATCATTACCCAAAATTCTTATCTCAGTTTCGCCGAAGAAGGTTTAGTATGA
- a CDS encoding sodium-translocating pyrophosphatase, whose amino-acid sequence MNFLFYLVPIFGIIALIYTFVQSSWVGKQDAGNDRMKEISGHIADGAMAFLKAEYKILLYFVIVVAVLLGIMGASNANSHWSIGFAFIFGAILSALAGFIGMKIATKSNVRTAEAAKTSLAKALKVSFTGGSVMGMGVAGLAVLGLGATFLIVKQIFAPDAAVDTHEMERAIEIITGFSLGAESIALFARVGGGIYTKAADVGADLVGKVEAGIPEDDPRNPATIADNVGDNVGDVAGMGADLFGSYVATVLATMVLGRETLSNDTFGGYAPILLPMMIAGIGIIFSIIGTLFVKIGEHTELDTAPVQNALNFGNWGSIILTAIASYFLVNYLMPETMTLRGHEFTKMGVFGAIIVGLIVGTLMSIITEYYTAMGKRPVKSIVRQSSTGHATNIIGGLSVGMESTLLPIIVLAGGIYGSYLCAGLYGVAIAAAGMMATTAMQLAIDAFGPIADNAGGIAEMSELPKEVREKTDILDAVGNTTAATGKGFAIASAALTALALFAAFVGIAGIDGIDIYRADVLAGLFIGGMIPFIFSSLAITAVGKAAMAMVEEVRRQFREIPGILEGKAVPEYEKCVAISTDASIKKMLLPGAIALISPILVGFIFGPEVLGGFLAGATVSGVLMGMFQNNAGGAWDNAKKSFEKGVDINGKTFYKGSEPHKASVTGDTVGDPFKDTSGPSMNILIKLMSIVSLVIAPTLAILHKDKIEENRKAKMEAMQLKSTGAAHSTSAAAQDSMEYDIVKPTGTLNESGDYVYNTGNPTAIKLPNGEALTLGEMSQIGFLAKGIEMKDQTLLEKEKWFTIENLYFETNSEKLKAGAEKELDNIAKLLTAYPNLKVKLGGYTDNTGNEESNKTLSNLRAQSAKLYLMNLGIAADRVEAEGYGSQFPVCPANDTDECKAQNRRIDVRVLGM is encoded by the coding sequence ATGAATTTCTTATTTTATTTGGTGCCGATTTTTGGTATCATTGCGTTGATTTACACTTTCGTTCAAAGTTCGTGGGTAGGGAAACAGGATGCCGGAAACGACAGGATGAAGGAAATCAGCGGGCACATTGCCGATGGAGCAATGGCTTTCTTAAAGGCGGAATACAAGATCCTGCTGTATTTTGTCATCGTTGTTGCGGTACTCCTCGGAATTATGGGAGCATCCAACGCCAATTCGCACTGGAGTATCGGTTTTGCCTTTATTTTCGGGGCAATCCTTTCGGCTCTCGCAGGATTTATCGGGATGAAGATCGCCACAAAATCAAACGTCAGAACTGCGGAAGCGGCAAAAACCTCTTTAGCAAAAGCACTTAAAGTTTCCTTCACAGGAGGTTCCGTGATGGGAATGGGAGTTGCCGGTTTGGCTGTTTTAGGATTAGGTGCGACATTCCTTATCGTAAAACAAATCTTTGCTCCGGACGCAGCTGTGGATACCCACGAAATGGAAAGAGCAATAGAAATCATAACCGGATTCTCTCTTGGTGCGGAATCCATCGCACTTTTCGCGAGAGTTGGTGGTGGAATTTACACCAAAGCTGCAGACGTTGGAGCCGACCTTGTTGGAAAAGTAGAAGCAGGAATTCCTGAAGATGATCCAAGAAACCCTGCAACCATCGCAGATAACGTAGGAGACAACGTAGGAGATGTTGCCGGAATGGGAGCCGACTTATTCGGATCTTATGTTGCGACCGTTTTGGCGACCATGGTTTTAGGAAGAGAAACTTTATCTAATGACACTTTCGGTGGTTATGCGCCAATCCTTTTACCAATGATGATTGCGGGAATCGGAATTATTTTCTCCATCATAGGAACTTTGTTCGTGAAAATTGGTGAACACACCGAACTCGATACCGCACCTGTACAGAATGCGCTGAACTTCGGTAACTGGGGAAGTATCATTCTCACCGCGATCGCATCTTATTTCCTGGTTAATTATTTAATGCCTGAAACAATGACTTTAAGAGGTCACGAATTCACCAAAATGGGAGTTTTTGGAGCGATTATCGTGGGCTTGATCGTGGGAACTTTAATGAGTATCATCACCGAATATTACACAGCAATGGGAAAAAGACCGGTGAAAAGTATCGTGAGACAATCATCAACAGGACACGCGACAAACATTATCGGCGGACTTTCTGTCGGGATGGAATCTACACTTTTGCCAATTATTGTTTTAGCGGGTGGAATCTACGGTTCCTACCTTTGCGCAGGATTGTACGGAGTTGCAATCGCTGCTGCCGGAATGATGGCGACAACCGCGATGCAGTTGGCAATTGACGCATTCGGACCGATCGCAGACAACGCGGGAGGAATCGCTGAAATGAGTGAATTACCGAAAGAGGTTCGTGAAAAAACCGATATTCTCGATGCGGTAGGAAATACCACCGCCGCAACAGGAAAAGGTTTCGCAATCGCTTCCGCTGCTTTGACGGCTTTGGCGCTTTTCGCGGCATTCGTTGGAATTGCGGGAATCGATGGCATCGATATTTACAGAGCAGATGTTTTGGCGGGTCTCTTCATTGGAGGTATGATTCCGTTCATCTTCTCGTCACTGGCAATTACCGCAGTAGGAAAAGCGGCGATGGCGATGGTGGAAGAAGTAAGAAGACAGTTCCGCGAGATCCCTGGAATCCTCGAAGGAAAAGCAGTTCCAGAGTATGAAAAATGTGTGGCAATCTCTACCGATGCATCGATCAAGAAAATGCTTTTACCGGGTGCAATCGCTTTGATTTCACCAATCTTGGTGGGCTTCATTTTCGGGCCTGAAGTTTTGGGAGGTTTCCTTGCCGGAGCAACCGTTTCCGGAGTATTGATGGGAATGTTCCAAAACAATGCAGGAGGAGCTTGGGATAATGCCAAGAAATCTTTCGAAAAAGGAGTTGATATTAACGGAAAAACTTTCTACAAAGGTTCTGAACCACACAAAGCTTCGGTAACAGGAGATACTGTGGGTGATCCTTTCAAAGATACTTCCGGTCCGTCGATGAATATATTGATCAAGTTGATGTCCATCGTTTCGCTGGTAATCGCGCCGACTTTAGCCATTTTACATAAAGATAAAATCGAAGAAAACAGAAAGGCAAAAATGGAAGCAATGCAGCTGAAAAGTACAGGTGCAGCTCACTCAACTTCTGCTGCTGCTCAGGATTCAATGGAATACGATATTGTGAAGCCAACCGGAACTTTAAATGAAAGCGGAGATTATGTGTACAACACCGGAAATCCGACTGCCATTAAACTTCCAAACGGTGAAGCGCTGACTCTTGGCGAAATGAGCCAGATCGGCTTTCTTGCAAAAGGAATTGAAATGAAAGATCAAACCCTGCTTGAAAAAGAAAAATGGTTCACCATCGAAAATCTTTATTTCGAAACGAATAGCGAAAAATTGAAAGCCGGTGCCGAAAAGGAACTCGACAATATCGCGAAACTTTTGACTGCCTATCCAAATCTTAAGGTAAAATTAGGTGGCTATACCGACAATACCGGAAACGAGGAGAGCAACAAAACGCTGTCTAATCTTCGTGCCCAAAGTGCAAAACTATATCTGATGAATCTCGGAATCGCTGCAGACAGGGTAGAAGCTGAAGGTTACGGTTCACAGTTCCCAGTGTGCCCTGCAAACGACACCGACGAGTGTAAGGCGCAGAACAGAAGAATTGATGTAAGAGTTCTCGGAATGTAG
- a CDS encoding inorganic pyrophosphatase → MIPNFKAHPWHGINAGADAPNVVNVFIEIVPSDTIKYEVDKASGYLKVDRPQQFSNIIPALYGFIPRTYCHDEVRDLAIASGANDVTTGDLDPLDICVLSSHNIHSGGMLMEAIPIGGFKMIDKGEADDKIVAVMKGDHAFGHFRDISELPIAEVKRLMHYFLTYKNLPDEPAKCRIQEIYGAEHAKQVIVSSQNDYANKFGG, encoded by the coding sequence ATGATACCGAATTTTAAAGCGCATCCATGGCACGGAATCAATGCAGGAGCTGATGCTCCCAATGTTGTAAACGTTTTTATCGAAATCGTACCTTCAGACACGATTAAATACGAAGTTGATAAAGCGAGCGGATACCTGAAAGTGGACCGTCCGCAACAATTCTCCAATATTATTCCCGCATTGTACGGTTTTATCCCAAGAACTTATTGTCACGACGAAGTGAGAGATCTTGCCATTGCAAGTGGTGCGAATGACGTAACAACAGGCGACTTGGACCCGCTCGATATTTGTGTTCTCAGTTCACACAATATCCACTCAGGCGGAATGTTGATGGAAGCAATACCAATCGGCGGATTCAAGATGATCGACAAGGGAGAAGCCGACGACAAAATCGTTGCAGTGATGAAGGGCGACCACGCTTTCGGACATTTCAGAGACATCTCGGAACTACCGATAGCAGAAGTAAAGCGGTTAATGCACTATTTCCTTACCTATAAAAACCTACCGGATGAGCCGGCAAAATGTAGAATTCAGGAGATTTATGGAGCAGAGCACGCAAAACAGGTGATCGTTTCGTCGCAAAATGATTACGCAAACAAATTTGGAGGGTAG
- a CDS encoding AAA family ATPase has product MKLADLAKELNISTESFIKFITDFDLELSECINTNFDVKDDFVKFARENVAFLRKYEKDLEVDKSVEDIAENINQPTEKVAEIIKQEKPRLFDNGIYKSSVSSFGIDNKLGGNYQFVYDYFGRKTSLKERDFIGYRDLFFYISQELEPFINNVPLSDWGLHKPAGIILYGPPGSGKIFWANKIAEITGYLFKEIKKHYLGTSFVDGNKTTFNDFLVMMMKEEKVLLFMEDFDTIMGIRTEEKSIDSCDEETKEIVMHYIGHFEEEELLMVGSANSVVDIDREVLAPGRFDVLIPIFPPNFQERCEMILFHMTENLVENSLLMRILVNNHADHLPFWKKVAEKMKTFSNTMIIDFTQSLKKRIRNLYLNDHSENIVIDDHLLDSALRDASAKLTEEYLTQVDQFIIDVTIHNYDDFPQRIEELKRELQIYKVVEAPRKSIGFTHNEESTKK; this is encoded by the coding sequence ATGAAGCTCGCCGATTTAGCAAAGGAACTCAACATCTCTACCGAAAGTTTCATCAAGTTTATTACCGATTTCGACCTTGAACTTTCGGAGTGCATCAACACTAACTTTGATGTAAAAGACGACTTTGTAAAGTTTGCGAGGGAAAATGTCGCATTCCTTAGAAAATACGAGAAAGATCTGGAGGTTGATAAATCTGTAGAAGATATCGCTGAAAACATTAATCAGCCCACCGAAAAAGTAGCCGAAATCATCAAACAGGAAAAGCCGCGACTCTTCGACAACGGCATCTATAAATCATCTGTTTCCAGTTTCGGGATCGACAATAAACTCGGCGGAAACTATCAGTTTGTATATGACTATTTCGGCCGAAAAACCAGTCTGAAAGAAAGAGACTTCATCGGTTACAGAGATTTGTTTTTCTATATTTCGCAGGAACTCGAGCCGTTTATCAACAACGTTCCGTTAAGCGATTGGGGACTTCATAAACCGGCGGGAATTATTCTCTACGGTCCACCGGGAAGCGGAAAGATTTTTTGGGCAAATAAAATTGCAGAAATTACCGGTTACCTGTTTAAAGAAATCAAAAAACATTATCTCGGTACTTCCTTTGTCGATGGGAATAAGACGACGTTCAACGACTTCTTGGTGATGATGATGAAAGAGGAAAAAGTGCTTCTTTTTATGGAGGATTTCGATACGATTATGGGAATTCGAACCGAAGAAAAATCAATCGATTCCTGCGACGAGGAAACCAAGGAAATCGTGATGCACTACATCGGTCATTTCGAGGAAGAAGAGCTTCTGATGGTCGGTTCCGCAAACTCTGTCGTTGATATTGACCGCGAAGTTCTGGCACCCGGAAGATTCGATGTGCTGATCCCGATTTTCCCACCCAATTTTCAGGAAAGATGCGAGATGATTCTTTTCCATATGACCGAGAATTTGGTGGAAAATTCGTTGCTCATGAGAATTCTGGTCAACAATCATGCTGATCACCTCCCATTTTGGAAGAAAGTTGCCGAAAAAATGAAGACCTTTTCAAATACGATGATCATCGATTTTACGCAGAGTTTGAAAAAGAGAATCAGAAACCTTTACCTGAACGACCATTCCGAAAACATCGTAATAGACGATCATTTGCTGGATTCTGCTTTACGCGATGCATCGGCAAAACTCACCGAAGAATATCTAACACAGGTCGATCAGTTTATCATCGATGTGACCATTCACAATTACGACGATTTCCCTCAACGAATTGAGGAATTAAAGCGCGAGCTGCAAATCTACAAAGTCGTGGAAGCACCGCGAAAATCAATTGGATTCACGCATAACGAAGAATCAACAAAGAAATAG
- a CDS encoding helix-turn-helix domain-containing protein, whose translation MNLNERITKVIEYSALSLSEFADEIEVQRSNISHITSGRNKPSLDFLIKIKERFPELQWDWLIKGDGEMLKNVEPEPVPQKPKPTSLPDLFSLIDDDNFGITESEDKVMKENWRESVIPGPIPKKVETADSQRLEIQENPLPIQPTENQSNKIKRIVLFYENGKFESFEP comes from the coding sequence ATGAATTTGAACGAGAGAATTACAAAAGTTATCGAATACTCTGCACTTTCACTGTCTGAATTTGCAGATGAGATTGAGGTGCAGCGTTCCAATATATCGCATATCACTTCTGGGAGAAATAAACCCTCACTCGACTTCCTGATCAAGATCAAGGAGCGATTCCCCGAATTACAATGGGATTGGCTGATCAAAGGTGACGGCGAAATGCTTAAGAACGTAGAGCCAGAACCGGTTCCGCAAAAACCGAAACCTACTTCACTCCCCGATTTATTCTCCTTAATCGATGATGATAATTTTGGAATTACCGAAAGCGAAGACAAAGTGATGAAGGAAAACTGGCGAGAATCCGTTATTCCCGGACCAATACCCAAGAAAGTTGAAACAGCCGATTCTCAGCGATTAGAAATTCAGGAAAATCCACTTCCCATTCAACCAACTGAAAATCAATCAAATAAAATAAAAAGAATCGTACTCTTCTACGAAAACGGCAAATTCGAAAGTTTCGAACCTTAA